The Trinickia acidisoli genome includes a window with the following:
- a CDS encoding CoxG family protein — protein sequence MELTESYTLPVPPQRAWEALTDAAILRASIPGCEDIQADGENGFALAMDLGADGVGARFKGRVRLTEVDTPGARTLLFELDVPPLTASNGSGAPGPHGARLRLEADGDATSTLLYTAYAQTLHADGKSAADDVVRKVADEFFKRFAAHLNAADNLLPSDAPQPAGPSGQHAAVLESAPSGKGGKSWKAWTSRS from the coding sequence ATGGAATTAACGGAAAGCTACACGCTGCCGGTGCCGCCGCAGCGAGCTTGGGAAGCGCTCACCGATGCCGCGATTCTGCGTGCTTCGATCCCCGGATGCGAAGACATTCAAGCCGACGGAGAGAACGGCTTCGCATTGGCGATGGATCTCGGCGCGGATGGGGTCGGGGCCCGCTTCAAGGGGCGGGTGCGACTGACCGAGGTCGATACGCCGGGCGCCCGCACGCTGTTGTTCGAGCTCGACGTGCCGCCATTGACTGCCTCCAACGGCTCGGGAGCGCCAGGACCGCATGGCGCACGACTGCGGCTCGAAGCCGACGGCGATGCGACGAGCACGTTGCTCTACACGGCGTACGCGCAAACGCTGCACGCCGACGGCAAAAGCGCCGCCGATGACGTCGTGCGCAAGGTGGCCGACGAATTCTTCAAACGCTTCGCGGCGCATCTGAACGCCGCCGACAACCTGCTGCCGAGCGATGCGCCGCAGCCGGCCGGCCCCTCGGGGCAACACGCGGCCGTGCTCGAATCGGCGCCGTCGGGCAAGGGAGGCAAATCGTGGAAGGCATGGACCTCGAGGTCCTGA